A single Streptomyces sp. Edi2 DNA region contains:
- a CDS encoding SIMPL domain-containing protein, which yields MTDPAATTSAVPTPAGAPTALPYGTPDTPRLAVRGEARLDVDPEIARIAVTVSARGTDRTTALTDLTRRNEQALTLIKSYGDAIEKLETGTFSLTPQLTEKGRHERVRAYHGRVTHTATLNDFTTLGELTTRLADLDLTRVDGPWWDLRPDSPAHRAARTQVVREAVQRAREYAEAVGARLDALLEIADLGAENTAPAQAPGMRGFAGYGRAAVQESAPALDLEPQRQAVHAHVNARFTMTRPVL from the coding sequence ATGACCGACCCCGCCGCCACGACCTCCGCCGTCCCCACCCCCGCGGGCGCCCCGACCGCCCTCCCGTACGGCACCCCCGACACCCCCCGCCTCGCCGTACGCGGCGAAGCCCGCCTCGACGTCGACCCGGAAATCGCCCGCATCGCCGTCACCGTCAGCGCCCGCGGCACCGACCGCACCACCGCCCTCACCGACCTCACCCGCCGCAACGAACAAGCCCTCACCCTCATCAAGAGCTACGGCGACGCCATCGAAAAACTCGAAACCGGCACCTTCAGCCTCACCCCCCAGCTCACCGAGAAAGGCCGCCACGAACGCGTCCGCGCCTACCACGGACGCGTCACCCACACCGCCACCCTCAACGACTTCACCACCCTCGGCGAACTCACCACCCGCCTCGCCGACCTCGACCTCACCCGCGTCGACGGCCCGTGGTGGGACCTGCGCCCCGACTCACCCGCCCACCGCGCCGCCCGCACCCAGGTCGTCCGCGAAGCCGTCCAGCGCGCCCGCGAATACGCCGAGGCCGTCGGCGCCCGCCTCGACGCCCTCCTCGAAATCGCCGACCTCGGCGCCGAGAACACCGCCCCCGCCCAAGCCCCCGGCATGCGCGGCTTCGCCGGCTACGGCCGCGCCGCCGTCCAGGAATCCGCCCCCGCCCTCGACCTCGAACCCCAGCGCCAAGCCGTCCATGCCCATGTCAACGCACGCTTCACGATGACCCGCCCCGTATTGTGA